CGCGTGATGTTCTTCCATGAGCGAGGCGAGCTTCGAGCGCTGCTCGGGCGTCAGCATGGCATGGAACTCCACGATCTTGTCGACGATAAAGGGCCGCAGGCGCTTCATGGCGGCCTCGCGTGTATCCAGGAGCCGGTTGATGGCGGCCGCTTCCAGCTTGTCGCTCTTCACCAGGGCGATCGCCTCGGTCCCCATCTTCTTATGCGTGGCACGCTCCTCCTTGAACTTCGCGAGCACCTCCACCTTGATGCCGTCGAGCTTCGCCTTCTGCTCCTTCGTGAGATCGAGCTTCGACGAGATCTTCTTTACCGCCCAGTCTGCGCGCTTCTCGGGGCTCGGCCTGCAACTGCCGCAGCCGGTCGCCACCAGCGCCGCCACGGCCACGGCGGCCGCCGCCACAATCGCGTTACGTTTTACGTTCATCGTACATTCCTCCTCTGTGGGTTGGTTTAGATACCCACAACATCGCGCGGCCGCGTAACGGGGTGATGTCCGATTGTAACGAAATGTTTCATTTTGATTTTTTTTCCCGGTATCGGGATCATTCCACCGGCAATCCGTTGATCCTTCTTGCCAGGTTTTTCGCGAAATTCGCGGTGCCCGCGTCCAGGTCGTTTAACGATGCCACGGTTTCCCTGTGGGCGAACTCGGCCACTCCTTTCTCCACGTCGATAATGCGCCCGTTTATGAAAACTTTGTTCTTCCACACCTCGACGCTACCCACAAGCATCTTCCTGGCGGACAGTAGTTTTCCCACCTGGACGGCGCACGAGGTGTCCGTGCAGCCGGTCATGGAGAAGGCCTGTTCCTTCAGGATCGCGTCCATGGCCGAGCGCTCGATGACCTGGAACTGGCCCGTGTTGATGAGCTCGGTGCGCAGCCATTCGCTCACCTTCCGCGCCTCCTGGTACGAGACGCCGTCGGCCTTGAAATCGATCACGGCTATGAGGCTCGCGCTGCCGCTCCTGATCACGGGTATGCTTTTTACGGCGGCCGCTTTAATCGATCCCCTGTCGGTGCCGAGCCGCTGGAGAAGCTTTATGCCGTAGCTGGTCTGTCTTCTCAGGGTGGTATGGTCGAATCCGAAACCGAAATCGACCCGTGAATACGCCTCCAGGCCCACGATGGCGCGGTCGACATCGGCGCCCTTTTCGTAAAGAAACAGGACCGTCTGGATGTGCCCGTAATAGGCGGCCCAGCCGAGGGAGGTGATGCCGGCACACCCGACAAGGCACGGGGTGGACTCGGCCTCGATGTTGGCCCCTTTTTCCAGAAAGAGCTTTACGAGTTCGGTCCTGCCGCGTTCCGCGGCGATTATCAGGGCCGTTTTGCCGTTCGGCCCGGAGGCTTCGTTGATGTTGGCTCCCTGGTTGAGCAGTTCCACAACGCCGTTTACATCGCCATCTCTCGTTTTCTGCTGAAGCGGCGATGTCGCGCAGCCTGCAACAATTACGAC
This genomic stretch from Spirochaetota bacterium harbors:
- a CDS encoding ankyrin repeat domain-containing protein, which produces MEKRLDWKVTEVFVHLSTARKTTVALVSPLLLTVVIVAGCATSPLQQKTRDGDVNGVVELLNQGANINEASGPNGKTALIIAAERGRTELVKLFLEKGANIEAESTPCLVGCAGITSLGWAAYYGHIQTVLFLYEKGADVDRAIVGLEAYSRVDFGFGFDHTTLRRQTSYGIKLLQRLGTDRGSIKAAAVKSIPVIRSGSASLIAVIDFKADGVSYQEARKVSEWLRTELINTGQFQVIERSAMDAILKEQAFSMTGCTDTSCAVQVGKLLSARKMLVGSVEVWKNKVFINGRIIDVEKGVAEFAHRETVASLNDLDAGTANFAKNLARRINGLPVE
- a CDS encoding Spy/CpxP family protein refolding chaperone; translation: MNVKRNAIVAAAAVAVAALVATGCGSCRPSPEKRADWAVKKISSKLDLTKEQKAKLDGIKVEVLAKFKEERATHKKMGTEAIALVKSDKLEAAAINRLLDTREAAMKRLRPFIVDKIVEFHAMLTPEQRSKLASLMEEHHARWKE